In Marinibacterium anthonyi, the DNA window GTGCCGGGCCAGATCGCGGATCGGCCGACCGGCTTCCGTGTGGGCAAGGTAATAGCGAACGCTGGACGAAACCCAGCCGGGCAACCCGGCCATGCCGTCGTTCGTTCGCTGCGGTCCGTTCATCATGTGCATTGGTTATCCCAAGGTTATCCTCAACGTTTTTCACAACCCTGAGGAGAATTCCTTACGTGGAAGTTAATGAAGGTTTGCGCCTTCATCATTGTATCTAAACGATAAACAGACATGAAGCCGCCGAACGCATCTTCGCCACTTTGCGCAACACCCGTACAGGTTGTGTAAGGATATCCACAGGGCCGCCTGTGGCCGACCAGAATAGGAGACGAAAGATGCAGGATTTGCTTACCATGGTGGCCGCGCTGCGCCGCCCCCGCCTTCTGGTACGGGCCGCCCGCTGTGGCGCCGCCGATTACCGCCGCGACCGCCACCTTCAGCGCGTTCTGGGATACGGCGGCCTGCCCCGGCCGGCCTCGGCGCTGATGCGGCTGATGGATCTTGAAAGCGACCTTGACGATCTGCGCCGCGCCGGAGACGCGGCCTATTCGCTGATCCGCCACATTGACGTGCTGATCGCGCTCATGGGCGAGGCACAGCTGATCCGCACGGCACAGGCCGCACCGGCGCTGGAAGATTACGCCTGACGGGCGGTCCCCAGATCACCGGATCCGGCCCGGGCCTGGCCCGCCGCCTTACATGAAAGCGTCGGGCATTCCGGCCTTCTTCCGGGCCACGTAGGCGTCAAGCGCCTCCAGAACCGCGGGATCCAGCGTTGGCTGCTGGTAGGTTTCCAGCATCTTCGCCACCCGCTCCGAGGCCAGGGCCTGCGTATCGCGCGCGCCCTCCTCGTCCCAGGTTTCGAATGGCTTGTAGTCAAAGACCTGGCTTCGCCAGAAGGCGGATTTGAAATTGGCCTGGGTATGGGCGCAGCCAAGGTAATGGCCACCCGGGCCCACCTCGGCGATCGCCCCCATGGCCTGGGCGTTTTCGTCCACCGCGATGCCTTCGGCCAGCTTGTGCAGGACACCCAGCTGGTCGGCATCCATCACGAATTTCTCGTAGGAACTGACCAGCCCGCCCTCAAGCCAGCCGCAGGCGTGCAGCATGAAGTTCACACCCCCCATCAGCGCCGTGTTCAGCGTGTTCGACGTCTCGTAAGCGGCCTGGGCATCAGGCAATTTCGACCCGCACAGCGCGCCGCCCGACCGGAACGGCAGGTTCATCCGCCGCGCCAGCTGGCCGGCGCCGTACAGGATCTGGCTCGCCTCGGGCGTGCCGAAGGTGGGCGCGCCGGAATTCATGTCGATCGAGGTCACGAAGGCGCCAAAGATCACGGGGGCGCCCGCGCGCACCAGTTGCGAATAGGCGATTCCCGCCAGAACCTCGGCCAGAACCTGGGTCAGCGTGCCGGCGACAGACACCGGCGCCATGGCCCCGCCCACGATGAAAGGCGACACGATCGACGCCTGGTTGTTGCGCGCATAGACTTCCAGTGCGCCCATCATCACGTCATCGAAGGTCAGCGGCGAGTTGATGTTGATGAGCGAGGTCATCACAGTGTTGTTCTGCACAAAATCCTTGCCGAACAGGATCTCGCACATGTCGACGCTGTCCTGGGCGCGGCTGGGTTCGGTGACCGAGCCCATGAACGGCTTGTCAGACAGGGTCATGTGGGCGTGCAGCATGTCCAGGTGACGCTTGTTCACCGGCACGTCCGTCGGTTCGCACACCGTGCCGCCGGAATGGTGCAGCCACTTGGACATGTAGCCCAGCTTCACGAAATTGCGAAAATCCTCCATCGTGGCATAGCGCCGCCCGCCCTTGGCATCGCGCACAAAGGGCGGTCCGTAGACCGGCGCGCAGACCAGCGACTTGCCTCCGATAACCACGTTGCGCTCGGGGTTGCGGGCGTGCTGGGTGTAGGACGACGGCGCCGTCGCGCACAGCTGGCGCGCCAGCCCGCGCGGGATGCGCACCCGCTCGCCCTCGACCTCGGCACCCGCATCGCGCCAAAGCGCCAGTGCCGCGGGATTATTGACGAAATTCACGCCGATCTCGGCCAGGACAGTTTCGGCATTGGTTTCGATGATCTCCAGCGCCTCGGCATTGAGGATCTCGAAATTGGGGATGTTGCGCTCGATATACCGGGCGGTTTCGATTCGCACCGCCGTGCGTTCCGCCCGGCGCGCCGCGCCGCCGCCGCCCCTGCCCCTGCGCCGTGTCGTTGGGTCTGACATCTTTTCGCACCTCGTCGCCTTGCGGGCACGGATGCACCCGGTTGCACCGATTTT includes these proteins:
- a CDS encoding trimethylamine:corrinoid methyltransferase; amino-acid sequence: MSDPTTRRRGRGGGGAARRAERTAVRIETARYIERNIPNFEILNAEALEIIETNAETVLAEIGVNFVNNPAALALWRDAGAEVEGERVRIPRGLARQLCATAPSSYTQHARNPERNVVIGGKSLVCAPVYGPPFVRDAKGGRRYATMEDFRNFVKLGYMSKWLHHSGGTVCEPTDVPVNKRHLDMLHAHMTLSDKPFMGSVTEPSRAQDSVDMCEILFGKDFVQNNTVMTSLININSPLTFDDVMMGALEVYARNNQASIVSPFIVGGAMAPVSVAGTLTQVLAEVLAGIAYSQLVRAGAPVIFGAFVTSIDMNSGAPTFGTPEASQILYGAGQLARRMNLPFRSGGALCGSKLPDAQAAYETSNTLNTALMGGVNFMLHACGWLEGGLVSSYEKFVMDADQLGVLHKLAEGIAVDENAQAMGAIAEVGPGGHYLGCAHTQANFKSAFWRSQVFDYKPFETWDEEGARDTQALASERVAKMLETYQQPTLDPAVLEALDAYVARKKAGMPDAFM